The following are encoded together in the Glycine soja cultivar W05 chromosome 5, ASM419377v2, whole genome shotgun sequence genome:
- the LOC114412073 gene encoding lysophospholipid acyltransferase 1-like: MAMDSMAASIGVSVPVLRFLLCFAATVPLSFLCRLLPRGLPKHLYSAAVGVALSYLSFGVSSNLHFLVPMFLGYASMLLFRPRCGILTFFLGFGYLIGCHVYYMSGDAWKEGGIDATGALMVLTLKVISCAVNYNDGLLKEEGLREAQKKYRLIKLPSLIEYIGYCLCCGSHFAGPVYEMKDYLDWTEGKGIWSTEAKGPLPSPYGATLRALLQAGFCMAMYLNLVPHFPLSKFTDPTYHEWCFWKKLSYQYMSGFTARWKYYFIWSISEASIIISGLGFSGWTDSSPPKPCWDRAKNVDIIGVEFAKSAVTIPAVWNIQVSTWLRHYVYERLIQTGKKPGFIQLLATQTVSAVWHGLYPGYIIFFVQSALMIAGSRVIYRWQQAVPPTMSLVKNVLVFTNFAYTLLVLNYSCVGFMVLSLHETLASYGSVYYVGTIIPVVLILLAKVIKPGKPARSKARKEQ; this comes from the exons ATGGCCATGGATTCCATGGCCGCTTCCATCGGAGTCTCGGTCCCCGTGCTACGCTTCCTCCTCTGCTTCGCCGCCACCGTGCCCCTCAGCTTCCTCTGCCGCCTCCTCCCCCGCGGCCTCCCCAAGCACCTCTACTCCGCCGCCGTCGGCGTCGCCCTCTCCTACCTCTCCTTCGGCGTCTCCTCCAACCTCCACTTCCTCGTCCCCATGTTCCTCGGCTACGCCTCCATGCTCCTCTTTCGTCCCCGATGCGGCATCCTCACCTTCTTCCTCGGATTCGGCTACCTCATTGGCTG CCACGTGTATTACATGAGCGGTGACGCATGGAAGGAAGGTGGCATCGATGCCACTG GGGCTTTAATGGTTTTGACGCTCAAGGTTATCTCCTGTGCGGTTAATTACAACGATGGATTGCTGAAAGAGGAGGGTTTGCGTGAGGCTCAGAAGAAGTACCGTTTGATCAAATTGCCTTCCTTGATTGAGTACATTGGTTACTGCCTCTGCTGCGGGAGTCACTTTGCTGGTCCTGTTTATGAAATGAAGGATTATCTTGATTGGACTGAAGGAAAAGGG ATTTGGAGCACTGAAGCAAAAGGGCCATTGCCATCACCTTATGGGGCAACCCTCCGGGCTCTTCTCCAAGCTGGTTTTTGCATGGCCATGTATTTGAACCTCGTGCCTCATTTTCCTCTGTCCAAGTTTACTGATCCTACCTACCATGAATGGTGTTTCTGGAAAAAATTAAGTTATCAGTATATGTCTGGCTTTACTGCACGTTGGAAGTATTATTTTATCTGGTCAATTTCAGAAGCTTCTATTATAATCTCTGGCCTGGGTTTCAGTGGCTGGACTGATTCGTCCCCACCGAAGCCTTGCTGGGACCGGGCCAAAAATGTAGATATAATAGGTGTTGAGTTTGCAAAGAGTGCAGTTACTATTCCAGCTGTGTGGAATATTCAAGTCAGCACCTGGCTTCGTCATT ATGTTTACGAAAGGCTTATTCAGACTGGGAAGAAACCTGGTTTCATTCAGCTACTTGCCACCCAGACCGTTAGTGCTGTTTGGCAT GGCTTGTACCCTGGATACATAATATTCTTTGTTCAGTCAGCATTAATGATTGCTGGTTccagag TCATTTACAGATGGCAGCAAGCCGTGCCTCCGACGATGTCTCTGGTTAAGAATGTGTTGGTGTTTACAAATTTTGCTTATACACTTTTGGTTCTAAATTACTCCTGCGTTGGTTTCATG GTGTTAAGTCTGCATGAAACCCTTGCCTCATATGGAAGCGTGTATTACGTTGGAACTATTATTCCTGTTGTTCTGATTCTTCTTGCCAAAGTAATCAAACCTGGAAAGCCTGCCAGATCTAAAGCTCGGAAGGAACAGTGA